The proteins below come from a single Scatophagus argus isolate fScaArg1 chromosome 15, fScaArg1.pri, whole genome shotgun sequence genomic window:
- the flvcr2a gene encoding feline leukemia virus subgroup C receptor-related protein 2 isoform X3, producing the protein MGDITTASVDRSTRDANDQGPHLRAGGPGAAVQVEGSSIQNGDSSSAATTRLYKKRWVIVFLFSSYSLSNAYQWIQYGIISNIMMKFYNVGALAVDWLSMIYMLTYIPFIFPVTWLLDKKGLRVTALLANALNCIGTWIKVASAKPDLFWVTILGQFATSLAQVFILGMPSRLASVWFGADEVSTACSIGVFGNQVGIAIGFLVPPVLVPNVDDMNELAYHIRIMFYISAGVATVIFILVVIVFQEKPELPPSQSQAQARNIHPDEYSYTASVWRLLCNKPFMLLVVSYGLNVGCFYAVSTLLNRMIIEHYPGEEVNAGRIGLTLVIAGMVGSLICGLWLDKTKTYKQTTLVVYVFSLVGMLIYAFTLNLGHLWVVFVTAGVLGFFMTGYLPLGFEYAVELTFPESEGTSSGLLNCSAQIFGIIFTISQGKIIDKWGTLAGNIFLSIFMLIGAIMTAFIKSDLRRQKANLQTEVETVSVASSMSSAQDYGATACSCSHDKNPQPH; encoded by the exons ATGGGGGACATTACGACGGCCTCGGTGGACAGGAGCACACGGGATGCGAATGATCAAGGTCCACATTTGAGAGCGGGAGGTCCAGGTGCCGCCGTCCAAGTTGAAGGCAGCAGCATCCAAAACGGTGACAGCAGCTCTGCGGCCACCACGCGTTTATATAAGAAGCGCTGGGTGATCGtgttcctcttcagctcctACTCCCTGAGCAATGCATACCAATGGATCCAGTACGGGATCATCAGCAACATCATGATGAAGTTCTACAACGTGGGAGCGCTCGCTGTAGACTGGCTGTCCATGATCTACATGCTCACCTACATCCCCTTCATCTTCCCGGTCACCTGGCTCCTGGATAAGAAGGGACTGCGGGTCACAGCGCTGCTGGCCAACGCACTCAACTGCATCGGGACGTGGATCAAGGTGGCCAGTGCCAAACCAGACCTCTTCTGGGTGACCATACTCGGACAGTTTGCCACTTCCCTTGCCCAGGTCTTCATCCTCGGGATGCCCTCCCGCCTGGCGTCGGTCTGGTTCGGCGCGGATGAGGTCTCCACCGCTTGCTCCATTGGAGTTTTTGGGAATCAG GTGGGTATTGCCATCGGGTTCCTGGTCCCACCCGTCCTTGTGCCTAATGTGGACGATATGAATGAGCTGGCGTACCACATCAGAATCATGTTCTACATTAGCGCAGGAGTGGCCACCGTCATCTTTATCCTCGTGGTCATCG tgtttcAGGAGAAACCAGAGTTACCTCCCTCCCAGTCCCAGGCTCAGGCCAGGAACATTCACCCTGATGAGTACTCGTACACGGCTTCTGTTTGGAGGCTGCTTTGCAACAAACCCTTCATGCTCCTGGTCGTCAGCTATG GGCTGAACGTCGGCTGCTTTTATGCTGTTTCCACGTTGCTGAATCGGATGATCATCGAACACTATCCT ggTGAAGAGGTGAATGCTGGGAGAATTGGTCTGACTCTTGTCATTGCTGGCATGGTCGGGTCCCTCATATGTGGCCTTTGGCTGGACAAGACCAAAACCTACAA ACAAACCACCTTGGTCGTGTATGTCTTCTCGCTGGTTGGGATGCTGATCTATGCCTTCACCCTCAACCTGGGTCACCTGTGGGTGGTGTTTGTCACAGCTGGAGTCTTAGG cttctTCATGACTGGATATCTACCTCTGGGCTTCGAGTATGCAGTAGAGCTCACCTTTCCAGAGTCAGAAGGAACCTCATCTGGACTGCTTAACTGTTCGGCTCAG ATCTTTGGAATTATATTCACCATCTCCCAAGGGAAGATTATTGATAAATGGGGTACTTTAGCTGGCAACATCTTCCTGAGTATCTTCATGCTAATTGGAGCAATAATGACAG CATTCATCAAGTCTGACCTCCGCCGACAGAAGGCCAACCTGCAGACCGAAGTGGAGACTGTGAGT GTTGCCAGTTCCATGTCATCGGCGCAGGACTACGGGGCCACGGCGTGCAGCTGCAGTCATGACAAAAACCCACAACCTCACTAA
- the flvcr2a gene encoding feline leukemia virus subgroup C receptor-related protein 2 isoform X1: MSSEDEFSCDWTNNFGKARNDDWSPIRKDKPSLGGYSNHVPLGDSCTTLETSVLDTEPLCPLMETKLYKRRWVMLFIFSAYSMSNAFMWLQYGIISNIFMRFYNISSLAIDWLSMIYFLTYIPLILPVTWMIDNRGMREVLMVGSAFNCIGAWIKTSTADPDMFAVTFLGQFVCSVATVFILGVPSRLASLWFGQQEVSTACSIGVLGNQVGIAIGFLVPPVLVPNVDDMNELAYHIRIMFYISAGVATVIFILVVIVFQEKPELPPSQSQAQARNIHPDEYSYTASVWRLLCNKPFMLLVVSYGLNVGCFYAVSTLLNRMIIEHYPGEEVNAGRIGLTLVIAGMVGSLICGLWLDKTKTYKQTTLVVYVFSLVGMLIYAFTLNLGHLWVVFVTAGVLGFFMTGYLPLGFEYAVELTFPESEGTSSGLLNCSAQIFGIIFTISQGKIIDKWGTLAGNIFLSIFMLIGAIMTAFIKSDLRRQKANLQTEVETVSVASSMSSAQDYGATACSCSHDKNPQPH, translated from the exons ATGAGCTCTGAGGATGAATTCTCTTGTGACTGGACGAACAACTTTGGGAAGGCCAGAAATGATGATTGGTCTCCAATACGAAAAGACAAACCCAGTTTGGGAGGCTACAGCAACCACGTCCCTCTGGGAGACAGCTGCACCACATTGGAGACTTCAGTCCTGGACACGGAACCGCTCTGCCCACTGATGGAGACCAAGCTGTACAAGCGGCGATGGGTCATGCTGTTTATCTTCAGTGCCTACTCAATGAGCAATGCCTTCATGTGGCTGCAGTACGGCATCATTAGCAACATCTTCATGCGTTTCTACAACATCAGCAGCCTGGCCATCGACTGGCTCTCCATGATCTATTTCCTCACCTACATCCCTCTCATCCTGCCTGTCACATGGATGATCGACAATCGGGGCATGAGGGAGGTCCTGATGGTGGGCTCAGCCTTCAACTGCATTGGAGCCTGGATCAAGACCAGCACGGCCGACCCTGACATGTTTGCTGTGACCTTCCTTGGccagtttgtgtgttcagtggCCACTGTTTTTATCCTGGGCGTCCCTTCCAGACTTGCATCCTTGTGGTTTGGGCAGCAGGAGGTGTCCACCGCCTGTTCCATTGGTGTTCTGGGAAACCAG GTGGGTATTGCCATCGGGTTCCTGGTCCCACCCGTCCTTGTGCCTAATGTGGACGATATGAATGAGCTGGCGTACCACATCAGAATCATGTTCTACATTAGCGCAGGAGTGGCCACCGTCATCTTTATCCTCGTGGTCATCG tgtttcAGGAGAAACCAGAGTTACCTCCCTCCCAGTCCCAGGCTCAGGCCAGGAACATTCACCCTGATGAGTACTCGTACACGGCTTCTGTTTGGAGGCTGCTTTGCAACAAACCCTTCATGCTCCTGGTCGTCAGCTATG GGCTGAACGTCGGCTGCTTTTATGCTGTTTCCACGTTGCTGAATCGGATGATCATCGAACACTATCCT ggTGAAGAGGTGAATGCTGGGAGAATTGGTCTGACTCTTGTCATTGCTGGCATGGTCGGGTCCCTCATATGTGGCCTTTGGCTGGACAAGACCAAAACCTACAA ACAAACCACCTTGGTCGTGTATGTCTTCTCGCTGGTTGGGATGCTGATCTATGCCTTCACCCTCAACCTGGGTCACCTGTGGGTGGTGTTTGTCACAGCTGGAGTCTTAGG cttctTCATGACTGGATATCTACCTCTGGGCTTCGAGTATGCAGTAGAGCTCACCTTTCCAGAGTCAGAAGGAACCTCATCTGGACTGCTTAACTGTTCGGCTCAG ATCTTTGGAATTATATTCACCATCTCCCAAGGGAAGATTATTGATAAATGGGGTACTTTAGCTGGCAACATCTTCCTGAGTATCTTCATGCTAATTGGAGCAATAATGACAG CATTCATCAAGTCTGACCTCCGCCGACAGAAGGCCAACCTGCAGACCGAAGTGGAGACTGTGAGT GTTGCCAGTTCCATGTCATCGGCGCAGGACTACGGGGCCACGGCGTGCAGCTGCAGTCATGACAAAAACCCACAACCTCACTAA
- the flvcr2a gene encoding feline leukemia virus subgroup C receptor-related protein 2 isoform X2 → MSSEDEFSCDWTNNFGKARNDDWSPIRKDKPSLGGYSNHVPLGDSCTTLETSVLDTEPLCPLMETKLYKRRWVMLFIFSAYSMSNAFMWLQYGIISNIFMRFYNISSLAIDWLSMIYFLTYIPLILPVTWMIDNRGMREVLMVGSAFNCIGAWIKTSTADPDMFAVTFLGQFVCSVATVFILGVPSRLASLWFGQQEVSTACSIGVLGNQVGIAIGFLVPPVLVPNVDDMNELAYHIRIMFYISAGVATVIFILVVIVFQEKPELPPSQSQAQARNIHPDEYSYTASVWRLLCNKPFMLLVVSYGLNVGCFYAVSTLLNRMIIEHYPGEEVNAGRIGLTLVIAGMVGSLICGLWLDKTKTYKQTTLVVYVFSLVGMLIYAFTLNLGHLWVVFVTAGVLGFFMTGYLPLGFEYAVELTFPESEGTSSGLLNCSAQIFGIIFTISQGKIIDKWGTLAGNIFLSIFMLIGAIMTAFIKSDLRRQKANLQTEVETVSKMTADLEGAVFAPEILKERKL, encoded by the exons ATGAGCTCTGAGGATGAATTCTCTTGTGACTGGACGAACAACTTTGGGAAGGCCAGAAATGATGATTGGTCTCCAATACGAAAAGACAAACCCAGTTTGGGAGGCTACAGCAACCACGTCCCTCTGGGAGACAGCTGCACCACATTGGAGACTTCAGTCCTGGACACGGAACCGCTCTGCCCACTGATGGAGACCAAGCTGTACAAGCGGCGATGGGTCATGCTGTTTATCTTCAGTGCCTACTCAATGAGCAATGCCTTCATGTGGCTGCAGTACGGCATCATTAGCAACATCTTCATGCGTTTCTACAACATCAGCAGCCTGGCCATCGACTGGCTCTCCATGATCTATTTCCTCACCTACATCCCTCTCATCCTGCCTGTCACATGGATGATCGACAATCGGGGCATGAGGGAGGTCCTGATGGTGGGCTCAGCCTTCAACTGCATTGGAGCCTGGATCAAGACCAGCACGGCCGACCCTGACATGTTTGCTGTGACCTTCCTTGGccagtttgtgtgttcagtggCCACTGTTTTTATCCTGGGCGTCCCTTCCAGACTTGCATCCTTGTGGTTTGGGCAGCAGGAGGTGTCCACCGCCTGTTCCATTGGTGTTCTGGGAAACCAG GTGGGTATTGCCATCGGGTTCCTGGTCCCACCCGTCCTTGTGCCTAATGTGGACGATATGAATGAGCTGGCGTACCACATCAGAATCATGTTCTACATTAGCGCAGGAGTGGCCACCGTCATCTTTATCCTCGTGGTCATCG tgtttcAGGAGAAACCAGAGTTACCTCCCTCCCAGTCCCAGGCTCAGGCCAGGAACATTCACCCTGATGAGTACTCGTACACGGCTTCTGTTTGGAGGCTGCTTTGCAACAAACCCTTCATGCTCCTGGTCGTCAGCTATG GGCTGAACGTCGGCTGCTTTTATGCTGTTTCCACGTTGCTGAATCGGATGATCATCGAACACTATCCT ggTGAAGAGGTGAATGCTGGGAGAATTGGTCTGACTCTTGTCATTGCTGGCATGGTCGGGTCCCTCATATGTGGCCTTTGGCTGGACAAGACCAAAACCTACAA ACAAACCACCTTGGTCGTGTATGTCTTCTCGCTGGTTGGGATGCTGATCTATGCCTTCACCCTCAACCTGGGTCACCTGTGGGTGGTGTTTGTCACAGCTGGAGTCTTAGG cttctTCATGACTGGATATCTACCTCTGGGCTTCGAGTATGCAGTAGAGCTCACCTTTCCAGAGTCAGAAGGAACCTCATCTGGACTGCTTAACTGTTCGGCTCAG ATCTTTGGAATTATATTCACCATCTCCCAAGGGAAGATTATTGATAAATGGGGTACTTTAGCTGGCAACATCTTCCTGAGTATCTTCATGCTAATTGGAGCAATAATGACAG CATTCATCAAGTCTGACCTCCGCCGACAGAAGGCCAACCTGCAGACCGAAGTGGAGACTGTGAGT AAAATGACAGCTGATCTGGAAGGAGCCGTCTTTGCACCTGAAATCCTGAAAGAAAGGAAGCTgtaa
- the erg28 gene encoding ergosterol biosynthetic protein 28 homolog, translating into MSRFLNVLRSWLVMVSVIAVGNTVQSFRDHSFLSEKLYTGTPEFVNGLQARTFGIWTLLSSIIRCACAIDIQNRTLYHITLWTFVLALGHFLSEAFIYKTAPLTIGVMAPLIVASFSIIGMLIGFQCFPESQEEVGARQKKRN; encoded by the exons ATGAGTCGCTTTCTGAACGTCCTGCGGAGCTGGTTGGTGATGGTGTCCGTTATCGCGGTGGGAAACACCGTGCAGAGTTTCAGAGATCACAGCTTTTTGTCAGAGAAGCTCTACACAGGCACACCAGAGTTTG TAAATGGTCTCCAAGCTCGGACATTTGGTATTTGGACGTTGCTGTCATCCATCATTCGCTGCGCCTGTGCTATTGACATCCAGAACAGAAC GCTGTATCACATCACCTTGTGGACATTTGTGCTGGCGCTTggccacttcctgtctgaagcTTTCATCTACAAAACTGCACCTCTGACTATCGGGGTCATGGCACCTCTCATTGTGGCAA GTTTTTCCATCATAGGGATGCTGATTGGGTTCCAGTGTTTTCCAGAGTCACAAGAGGAAGTCGGAGCACGACAGAAGAAGCGCAACTGA